A region of the Gouania willdenowi chromosome 1, fGouWil2.1, whole genome shotgun sequence genome:
aagtgccttgcccaaagacacaacaacaatgacttggatagagtggGGTTTAAACCCCCAACACTTTGGTTATTGGATGATCCGCTCTACCattgagccacggtcgcccaacaTACAGGACATTATGGGATGTAAATAAAGATGTCCTGACCTGTGCTGGACTAAAGGACTTGTTTCACACactcaatatttacagtattagtTCCTTCATAAAACATCTAGAGCTTCCTAAAAAGAGTccattgttttcttttcatctcGGTTCATTCAAACATCATGTAAGTTGCCCAAAAAATACACCTGGACACCAGTATCAACATACAAAGAGAATTACTCCTGACTTCTTCCATGTGATTGTCCTGGGAAGCTGACCACAAAAGTTCTTTCAAATGGACAgtagatgattatggatttttcttttctatttcatATCAATGATGTGTCAATAACAATTGTGTAGGGAATCTACTGGAATATTTGTAGTATATGGTGAAATAATGGTGTGATCagggattttattattataattttttttagattttatttaattcacatttttaatgtatttatttatttttttttaaagaaaacagtaCAGACAGCCTTAACACAATAGGACCACATTCACTTTTCTATATGTGCTTCAGTTAAAAGAAATGCAtcctggatggatggatggatggatggatggatggatggatggatggatgggtggatggatgattTATGGAGATTTTTACCTGCATGTACTGCTTGATGTTGTCGATACGAGACTGAAACTGGGCCTGGGCAGCGTTCATGTTGGAGATCATTGTAGCAATGTTTCCAACAATGGTGGCAAAAATCAAAACTCCCACTAGGAAGTCTACCACATGAAAGAGGAATTCTGAATCCAGAGCTGGTGGAGGGGTTTCTCCAATGGTGGTTAGGGTCAGCGTGGACCAGTAGAGGCTGAACGCATACTTGCGCATGGGTTGGCCAAACGCTGGCTCCTCCGGATTATCCGGAGATGGATAAACCCAATCATCAGATCCAAGTCCAATAGATTTAGAGAAGGAGAAGTAAAAACAGGCATTCCAATGAATGATAATGAGGATATACATGATTAGGTTTGCAATGCGAAAAATGTTTGGGTAGTTGGTTTTAGTCTCCGTCATTGTGAAGAACTCCATCATTCGGCCAATTCTGAGAAGCTTGTTGATACGGATCTCTGGGTAGTCGAGGCCGAGGAAAATGTAAAGGATGTCAGTGGGAAGCATGGAGATTGCATCGAGGCGAAACTGGAAGCTGAGGATGTAGCGGTCCTGGAGCATCTTTTTATCTTTCACCATCAGGCCTTGTTCAAGGTACCCTGTGTTAAAAAAGCCAAAAAGAGTTGAAGTATGTTCAGAGACTGCATCTGGACAACCTGATGGTCATAATGGTTTGCCTGGAAAAGGAGGTGGAGACACCAATCACAGACATTTTTCCTTGACGTTTTTTTGTAGATTCAGTCACTTCGAtgattacatttacattttatataacTCTGCAGGACCATATCAATACTTGTCAATATTCATcaatataaaatgtttatttttctcatacATCCCCTTGTGCGGTACCTAAATCTTTCACATTATTTCAGACAAGTTAGCTCATCATTAACCACCAATACTTCACtagttaaaaactaaattaaaagaaTTTACTAATTTCAGGTTGTGTGAAAGAACAAGATTCCTGGTTGAGTTTTTCAATCATCAAGAGGAAAAAATGTTTCCAAGCAGGGAATTAGATTCTCCAAACTAGTTAAAGTCCATGAAAAATTTTGTAATACTACTGCAAGACTGGTTAGAATAGTATGTTTAGAATCCTAGATTCCATAAAGTCACATTCCTAAAATATAGTATATGTGCAATTTTTACTTGTTGGTCTTATTTTACTTATTATTCTTTACACCAGTGAGGGAAACGTTAAACTGAATTGTGTATGGTTAAGAATTTCAAATTTCCAGAACTTCTTTAACGTTTGTTTCTTTTATCTGGCgtgtaaaaacattaaactatGATTTGTTATGATGTGACTTTTAATAAAATGGAAGACATTGTCTAAAATTGGTGTGATCAGCAAAGCTTGAGTTAATGTTGGGTGTCTGTACCTGTTCTGGACCTGACAAACATATCAGCCAGGTAGATCAGGTCGGAGCTGTAGTCCAAAAGGATCCAGTAGATCAAGTAGTTATGCTGTAGCTCCTCAAAGCAAGCCCTGTTCAAAGAGGATGATAATGTGATCAGTGTGGCTGAAATAATGCAGAGAAAGACATCCGCAGTGATGTTAAAAACCATGGAAACATCAGGAGAGAAGTGTTACAAGTCACCTGGCTATGATCATGGTCCAGTTGTACATAACTGGTAGTGTGATGATAAACAGCCAACGGTAATACAAGTTCCCTGCAGGGTTGATGACAAATATCTCTTTGGGCCTAAAAGAATCAGGAAGTCCCAGTGAGTAAGAATATACAGAGCAAAACAATGAACTAGGTGAGCCAGAGGGCCAAATGTAGCCTGTCAGAGCTTCTAATCTCTAATTAGGCATGAATTTATGAATAAACACCTCATATCAAGATGTCTATGAGTGTAAGTTGATGTGTGAATGGATTTGCTATGATCTGCAAGTACTAAATTATAGGTATCAGTAATTAGCTGACACAAATTACGCCATTACTGCTTAacttgcaattattattattattattattattattattattattattattattattattattattattattataataaatcagaatattttttaaatagttcaAACAAATGAATTAATTGTTATTGATTAATTACCCCAATTACGTCAATTTTACTTGGGATATTAAATCAATGTAATGATGCCAAAAACTTTTAAAAGTAGTTTAGACTAATGAAAAACTCTTTATGAGATTGACATTTACTGACTGAACATcggtattatatttgtattatattttactGGAATGTGTGCGCTTGACTTTTTTTGGGTAAATTCAGACAGAAAAGTTGTTTTGAGAGGGCTCATGAAGATGAAAGACTAGTGATATGCTCACTTATCTTCAGccttctctttttcttcttgcttttccttttttcttcacaGATGAAAACACAGAGGGATGACATTTAGAGATTATTTTTCAGGATCAGGACAAGAAGGCTTTACAGGGTAAATGAAATTACATTGAAGTGCACCCAAAACAAAACtagattatgttttttttctccatgacCTCTAACTTCACTTACTCGtcattgttgttgctgttgttagtGTTTTTCAGCAGAAGACACTTCCCTTGAAGCCCTTTTCTGTAGGAAACAAAGCAGATCTCATATCACATTCATGTGTTACAGGCTATTCATCAGCATCATGAgtgctttgggtttttttccccctttgttTTACTGACATCTCATCCTCGCCGCGCTCTTCACATTGTACGTCGAGTTGTGGTGCGATCTTGTGTCGCCGCACTGTGAAACAGAGGCCAGTGGAAGAGGTGGTCATGGCAACAGTCCAACCTGCAGGAATAAATACCACAGGTGGAGACGCAGGGAGAGATGCATTACAGGTAGGATTAGTGGTGACAAGGTAAAATCAGTCAATGAAAAGTTCACAAGGCTTTATGTTTCAGGAATGAACTTACTGTTGTCTCACAATCTCTTTAAATAGGAAATACCATatgataaaaatgtatataaccaGTGTTCATTTAGGTCAGGGGTCTGAAACCTGAGGCTCTTCcactcttatgcaatggctccctatagctttaaaaaataatgaaataatgcatttttatttcttacagatGGTATTGACGATTAattacattaacttcaaataaaattatgataaaacaatttgttaacctaaaaataaatcacattgtgcagtaactctgccaccttcttACTTCACGTCCTGCAACCTCTACCTGTGACTTTAAATCCCTCGTAAGATAACtgaactaacaaaaagacttctctggaagaaaatagagattatatttgtgtggggaaatcttaatatgcatgcttgatatgttgcaaggaattagcaattagcatatgttgaccaacatgatcatatgttatcaaattcaagttatttcaaatccattaactccaaatccattaatttttttctgctcCAGAAGAACTTTAATCTCAGTGAGATtaagcaaaatggctcctttgagagtagaggttgcagacccctgatttAGGTTGATTATTTTACGATTAACCAAATCTCTCGTACATTTCTGTGTCTGGCAAATTCTTTTGAACCAgagagggacatgaacagaatgcttgaagctgattgggtgaagcgcctgtccaccatgatttgttttatccaatcacacggtaacaaatgatgatgttgtTATCGGCATGCAGCGTAGAGACGCTCcgctgcggtcattatgtcattgagtgacttttggcgtttttgcaacacgagtatgtgagttaactcgacatctttctattttgattcagagctctgctaatagcggtagcccagcttgttcctctccccgcaactgcgcaagcaccagttttgcttcggcgcatctgcctttgtcacacccagatgtcccgccctaaaccacaacactgcctcatgattggttcgaatcGGTTCGGTTTCGAAAGGTAAAGGCGgaaacagcacaagatggattctggtgtttgtgaacaccaagAGAATCCATCTTGAAGGCAAAGTAAGGATAAAGTAGAAaagacgagattaaagttgaaaagatgagttgaaattacaaaaataaacttaaaatactATATGCAGTAAAAGGTTTGCtcataaagtcaaatctacagaagcggATTatggccaattcaccatatacgacaacagtttccatcaaaactggccctaatttgtttccgtagctcctctatagccacagacggactgaatgctccacctcttccaaacGAGACTGATTCTTTTTTCTGAACAGattacatttttggcaatatcgtttcaaagtccttaaagagattacaacgctgtgtttatgagctaaaaaaagATAGAATCTCTTGGTCATcaaacccaactttgaagtatatTTTAGTACATTCATCAATACACAGCATTTTGTAGAAGTccacgatctgctgtttgttgccATATATTGAATTGGACATCGTCagtttccgtagatttgactttattatcGAACGTATTGTATTTTGAgctaatttttgaaatttcgactttattaATGATTTACCTGAATTTCTTTATCcattaaaaatgaccataatcCGCTTTTGTAGAAATGCATATTTACAAATGAGTGACACAAAATTAACTCTGGGAATTATTTGGCACACTGTATTTACTCTTACTGTAACAGTCATTTACACTGCAATAATTTCTCCAAGACTGTGTGATGTCTCACATAAGCTTTGTGTTTCctaatttgagtcattttatgtctGCATTGGTATTTAAGGCAGAGAAGCCAACATATGTAGCATACCTTGTTTAGTGACACATGATAGAAATCCATGCAGAATAAAGAGAAGCTTCTCTAAAACACACTTAAAAGTGATGATCAAGTGACTGCAAAAGGATTTTTCTTACTAAGCTatagttttttttgggggggggaattattatatttttgcttGACTTACCTTTACCACGCCTTACGTTGATGTTATGTTCATTCCCAATAAAtccatgtatttttttctttgattggaaTTTCAGCATCCAGAGACAGGTATGAATGTAGTATTCATTCAATCCTAATAAAATGTCACCAGTCCATGAGCACTTGTGAGTCTGCCTGAGGTTTCATGCAGTCCAGTGACCCTGATAAGGATTTGAGGATTAGAGTTGACTGAGATGAGCAGCGGCAGAGTTGGTCCTCCTTGTTTGTCCACTGGAGTGGGTGATGAGATATTTTCAGGGAAAGCTTGTGGGAAGTTGATAAGTGAGAATTTACTAATCTGAAAATCCTTTTGAAAAGGTGAAGAGGTTTTCACATTTCAGCAGGGAGTCATTTTCCTGATCATTTGCGGAACCAGAGAAGGTTTTCTCTGCTTGTAACTCacacttccacacacacacagtcaaggTTCAATCACTAAAGACGACTTagtgtgtttatcatttaaataatgTAGGTAGGCTTTAAATAAATCCATTGAATCTTATGTGAGTGCTTTGGGAGGCAGATTGGGTTTGAGAATTGGTCTCTGGAGCATGACTGACTGGAGAGTTGGTCCTCATGAGTATTACttggattacacacacacaca
Encoded here:
- the cnga1a gene encoding cyclic nucleotide gated channel subunit alpha 1a, which translates into the protein MTTSSTGLCFTVRRHKIAPQLDVQCEERGEDEIKGLQGKCLLLKNTNNSNNNDEKKEKQEEKEKAEDKPKEIFVINPAGNLYYRWLFIITLPVMYNWTMIIARACFEELQHNYLIYWILLDYSSDLIYLADMFVRSRTGYLEQGLMVKDKKMLQDRYILSFQFRLDAISMLPTDILYIFLGLDYPEIRINKLLRIGRMMEFFTMTETKTNYPNIFRIANLIMYILIIIHWNACFYFSFSKSIGLGSDDWVYPSPDNPEEPAFGQPMRKYAFSLYWSTLTLTTIGETPPPALDSEFLFHVVDFLVGVLIFATIVGNIATMISNMNAAQAQFQSRIDNIKQYMQVRKVSKDLELRVIKWFDYLWNNGKAQNEREVLRYLPDKLKAEIAIQVHMETLKKVKIFADCEAGLLIELVLKLRPQVFSPGDYICRKGDIGREMYIIKDGQLAVVADDGVTQFVVLGSGSYFGEISILNIKGSKAGNRRTANIRSIGYSDLFCLSKDDLMESLLEYPEAKGMLEDKGRQILMKDGLIDLDPANIKPEVKELEEKVNKLYSSMELMQTKLKNILEKYTITEKSLRQRIVGLEHLTGEEVEDEEEVEEEEMVKREDEKMKREKKDEELGEKEEKG